The Candidatus Hinthialibacter antarcticus genomic sequence AATTCCGCCGACATATCAAATCGTGGATCAACCGCGCGTAGTTCCATGTACGAAGTGTGGACGGTTTGGTTTCCCGTCATTTTAAGGCCGTCTAAAACAGTATCCCAATTCATTAACATAACGCTGTTAAAAAATAGCGGGAACTGCTCATAGACCTGGTCTTCGATGGGTAGAGAGTAGATACGCTCTAGTTCGGGCTTGAGGTCATCTGTGATCGAGTTTTTCAAAAAACGTTGAAATTGAAGTTGAACGCGCGCTTGCAATGCGTTCGCGCGCTGCACGTTATTCAAATAGCCTTGTAGTGTTGCTTCTTTATCAACAACGTGCTGGGCCAGCGGCGCATTGGCGGAAAAAGCAAGCAAAGTAATTGATAAAACAAAAACGATATTTCGGTTCATGCCTGTCGTCCTCTTCATTCAGGCCGGGATTCATAACTGTATAACTATAACGTCTGAGGAACCTCTTTGTCTCGTTGATCTTATCTTTCCCACTCTAATTACAAAGGGTCGCGTTTTGCATTGTTTTAGTGTTTTGATCTGTTTTAATACGTAGTATGATACCCCTAGGGGGAGTAATACGGATTTTTTTGATTGTCTAGACCATGAGATTTTCGGTTTGCGTTCAAGTGATTTTCCATTTATTGGACGTCTGAACTGAAAGTTCCAATTTCGTAACCCATTGCATGAGGAAGGCGTCACATGCAAACACCGGATGTTTTAAGACCGACTGCTGCTGGGCGATTTTATCCTGCCGACCCAGATGAACTCTCGAAAGATATTAGCGGTTATCTCTCTCAAGCGCAGATTCAAATAAGTCAGCGTCGCGTCTTGGCGATCTTGGTTCCGCACGCGGGTTATCCATTTTCCGGCCCGGTGGCTGGATATTCATTTCGGCATGTTGAAAAACAGGCTCCTGATACCGTATTGTTTGTTGCGCTGGGGCATCAAGGCGTGAAAGGGGCGTCGGTTTTCAATGGATGCCGCTACGAAACGCCGCTTGGCAGTGTGAATGTAGACAACGAGTTAAATGAGATTTTGCTGCAAGGCGGCGCCCCGATAGACGATAATCCTGTTCCGCATGTCGGCGAGCATTCCGTCGAAGTCAACCTGCCGTTTGTGCAAAGCGTGTTTCCTCAAGCGAAAGTTTCTTCTTTATTGATTTCTCAGTTAGACGCTGATTTATGCGCAACCGTCGGTCAGCGTATTGCCGACGCCGTGAAATCGTTTCCCGATAAAGAAATTTTACTGGTCGCCTCATCTGACATGAGCCATTATCCAAAACAGGAGGTCGCAACGTCGGTGGATCGCGCGATGCTTGCGTCAATCGAGACCCTATCGCCCCAGCAGATTTGTCGCGATCTTGTCGAATTGAACAACGGCGCTGCGAATTTGCATTGCGTGATGTGCGGCGGCGCTGCGATGCTCACGGTTGTCGAAGCGGCCCTCGCCTTGGGAGCCAAGCAAGCCAAAACCCTCCATTATCAAAATAGCGGCGACAGCGATTGGGGAGACCCGGATCGCGTAGTCGGTTATGGTTCGCTGGCAATCTATGGGCCGGATCCGCATGAAAAACCAGGACAAGATTTTGCCCTGAACGAACAAGAAAAGAAAGAACTGTTACGCTTGGCGCGAGCTGGCGTTCTGGCGGAACTCACTCAAAAACCGTTTCAGGCGCATTCAGATTTGAGCGCTTTGCAGGCCAATGCGGGCGTGTTTGTGACGCTGAAAAAACGGGGCGATCTGCGCGGTTGCCTGGGGCGGTTTGAGCCGGTGGAGCAACCGCTTTGTCAATTGGTTCCATATATGGCGGCGCAATCGGCTGTGCACGATCATCGGTTTCCCGCCTTGGGCGAAGACGAACTGCCTTTTACGGATATTCAGATTTCCGTCCTGTCTCCGCTACGACCAATCGAAGACGTGAATGAGATTTGCATCGGGCGTGATGGATTGCAGATTGAAGGCGTGACCGCATCCGGGTTTCAACGCTCCGGTACCTTACTGCCGCAGGTCGCGACAGAACGCAATTGGAGCGTCGAAGAGTTTTTA encodes the following:
- the amrB gene encoding AmmeMemoRadiSam system protein B → MQTPDVLRPTAAGRFYPADPDELSKDISGYLSQAQIQISQRRVLAILVPHAGYPFSGPVAGYSFRHVEKQAPDTVLFVALGHQGVKGASVFNGCRYETPLGSVNVDNELNEILLQGGAPIDDNPVPHVGEHSVEVNLPFVQSVFPQAKVSSLLISQLDADLCATVGQRIADAVKSFPDKEILLVASSDMSHYPKQEVATSVDRAMLASIETLSPQQICRDLVELNNGAANLHCVMCGGAAMLTVVEAALALGAKQAKTLHYQNSGDSDWGDPDRVVGYGSLAIYGPDPHEKPGQDFALNEQEKKELLRLARAGVLAELTQKPFQAHSDLSALQANAGVFVTLKKRGDLRGCLGRFEPVEQPLCQLVPYMAAQSAVHDHRFPALGEDELPFTDIQISVLSPLRPIEDVNEICIGRDGLQIEGVTASGFQRSGTLLPQVATERNWSVEEFLEALCNKAGLEPGAWRSPDAKLWAYSADVFGDLDFQTPPFRVESQSL